In the Populus trichocarpa isolate Nisqually-1 chromosome 8, P.trichocarpa_v4.1, whole genome shotgun sequence genome, AGATCTGAGGCTAATCAATCACCAGAATAAGCCCTTTAATTATGTCCTCTGTGTAGTATTCCGGTTGAGAATCCTGCAGAGTAAGCAAGTGGTTTATCATGGTATTTCTATCCCTGTCACGTCGATGCTCATCAACCAGTCCTTGCAAGATCAAATCCATCCTCTTACTGAGCCCCACGCACTTCTTCACAAATCCATTATAATCAACACTCTGGAAGATTGGGAACACATCTGCTAGATTTGTCAACCCACCAAGGTCAGCATACTCTTGCATGGTCTCCTTAAACTTTTTTGCCTCCTCAATTAAATTCACATCTTCACCGTAATACCGCTTCCCTGCAATCATTCTCATTACGATATTAAACGTCAGGTCTGTAAACATGGACCTTAAATCTACCTTAGCAAAACCGGTGTTGGAAACCTGCTGAAGTCTGCGTGCTAAGTGCTTGATTTCGTCTCTTCGGATGCCCGAAGAGGAGTTGAGGCGGGACGACGAGAAGATCTCAATTGCGCATATGCGGCGAAGGTTGCGCCAGTGATCACCATAGTTGGCTGAAGCAACCGTGGTGAAGTTGTAATGTAAGTGCTTGCCATTTAGAAAGGGAGGGCGGTTAGCGAAGTTGATGTCGTTCTTGGTGAAGCATTCTTCTGCCAGAGATGGGGAGGATACAAGAATCACGGAGCGGGAACCAAATCGAAGAAAGACGATTGGGCCATATTTTCTTGAGAGATTCTCAAGAGTTCGATGGATGGGTTGTttgagaagatgaagatgaccGATGATTGGAATAGCTGGCGGGCTTGGTGGGAGATTTTTGCGCTTTTTTCCTGTTGGTAGCAAGAACTTAACGGCAAGgacaagaaggaaaaaaccaaAGAGTGAGTATAGATGAGTGTTAGGCATGGCTAGTTCCTGCCTGGTCGCTATGCCTCCAACCTGATGAGTTCGGCCGGTATTTAAGCTGGCTTGTCAAGTTGTATATATTGGACATTGAATTCCTTCCTCGATAATGTGTGGTTTTGTGAGTTTTCTTTTGCGCCTTTTTTGACCATAACTCCCCAGAAGGACCCCAAGTCAAGGGATGGCTGCTTCCTAagcttttaaaaatcaaatgtgtTGTTGATATCCATATTTTCAATTCCGTTTCGTTTCCGTTGGAATAACTGAAATATTTcgtatgaatttaaaaaattagaagagaataatattttaaatcttgatttattctggattttttagataaattttgattaaaatattctGGTTTCATTTTATATGTTCTCTTTTTGATCTTGAAAATCCATTAAATTAAATCCAAACTTCAActtattttaaccaaaacaaatcgtaaaaataccatataaatattaataacttCATTTTCAActacaaaacaatttttaatcaatctaaaaaaaatcaaacaaaacaacaataataataaatttacgATCCTGATCTATTTTTTTGACACGGTCAAAGAGC is a window encoding:
- the LOC7454262 gene encoding cytochrome P450 81E8, with product MPNTHLYSLFGFFLLVLAVKFLLPTGKKRKNLPPSPPAIPIIGHLHLLKQPIHRTLENLSRKYGPIVFLRFGSRSVILVSSPSLAEECFTKNDINFANRPPFLNGKHLHYNFTTVASANYGDHWRNLRRICAIEIFSSSRLNSSSGIRRDEIKHLARRLQQVSNTGFAKVDLRSMFTDLTFNIVMRMIAGKRYYGEDVNLIEEAKKFKETMQEYADLGGLTNLADVFPIFQSVDYNGFVKKCVGLSKRMDLILQGLVDEHRRDRDRNTMINHLLTLQDSQPEYYTEDIIKGLILIMLLAGTRTLSTSLEWAVCNLLNHPDVERKAREELDTQIGQDHTVDEADISKLPYLQSVILESLRLHPVVPLLAPHMSSADCTIGGYDVPAGTILFANAWGIHRDPTLWNDPTSFKPERFENWKSEAYTHMPFGMGRRACPGEGLAQRIMAITLGSLIQCFEWEKVDGKDIDMTDKMHTLMCRVEPAEAMCRVRPDMVDLLS